The genome window ACACATCCCTCTTTCAACACTCCCTTGATCGCCAACTACCATTTAATTTCCTCTATCCACCCTCTCTTCAAACTTTGCTAAATGACCGGTGTTTTACATTCTTATAGTGCTTTCCTTACCTTATTCTTCGCATATATTAAGCTTTTCCATGCAGTAGATGACAACTTTAAATTCTTATTTTCCCCACTTTAGCCTGCTCTAACATTCAAATAAAGTGCTGGtatatgatgatggtgacaagCTGACAACTCTCTGAAACTTTcagaaacaatatttttttcactAATGATATCATGGGTACTTCAATGTACGTATATATTAGTTCCCACTATCATATAATAGCGCCTACATAGTGTAATGGTTACCAGTCCTAGCTATGAATCTGCAGACCCAGGTTCAATCCCAGTCTGGATAATCAGCACACAACCTAACCTACTGTGATTACCCCTTTCAGGTAAAGATAAAGTTAGGCACATATGTTATAACTGAGCATGGCCGTGGTGCTCATTTCCATACCACTAGCTCTTGAGCCTGTGATGAGTGAGAACCCATTAACCCGGGAGACAGGGCCAGTGCaatatccaggttaccacagtttaccatcCCCAggattccccaggtacccattgaTTGACCATTCCAATAGGAAGGATCAACAGCTTGGTGGGCTGTGCACTGACTGCCCAGGCCAAGATTCGAATCCAGGCCTGCAGATTCATAGTTAGGCATGATAACCAACTAACCAGCCTTTTTTTCAGGATGGATAATAAATGGGTATCTTGGGAAACCTGGCGAAGGTAAATTGTATAACCCTGGTTGTCACAATTGCCCTGTGTCCCGAGGTAAAGGATTCttccccaccacaggctcaaggactgCAGTAACAGAAATGAATGCAGAGACACCGTGCAGCAAAGcatgtgccccaaactttacctttacaaTCATATATGTATCGTAAAATGTAATAAATATATGCCACTTTAACATGAAACTACCATGGAATAGAAGATACAGAAGAATATAAGAGCTGATGCATAAAACTTGACCTGTGCATCTGGCAAGTTACTTGAGAGAATGTAGAGTAATAATATGGGACAGTGTGAGTAATGAAGAGGTAAACAGATGTGGTACAGATGTGTGTAAATGGTGGAGAGTGCTGTGTTGGAATGGGCAAAGCATATTTCACTGGGTGATTTGAGCATGTTATGTGAATGGACTTTACAGGCAAGGACTGGAGGCAGTTATAACAGCCTTGCTGTTTTTATGCCAAATTTAGCTACATTTCGCTAATTTTTGTATTTCACTTATTGGAAACTCTGCCCGAGATTTAGTTTGGCTACTCTGTCAGTCTCTGCTCTGCTCTTATCACGGCAGAACGCAGTGACACTGATTCTGATGTGTCTGATTTCCTGCCCGCACCCTTCTGCCCTCGGACCTGAATGCCACGCGTATTACCCTCCCGCTAACCACACACAAAAGGGGCTTTATTGCGTGGAGGGAGCTTACATTATAGACTAGCTTGCGTAAATATAATTTAATAGTGAGTACAAAGTTTGTTTCATTTGCTCGTCCATTGTAGGTTAAGAGTAAGGAGTGTGTGAATACAGGCTATTTTTGGTGTCTAGCGCTGGAGGGCCGGTCCTGGCAGCCCCAAGATTACCACCGCTGCCGGTCCCGGAGGGGTTAAGGGAGTGAAACAGTCAATGAGGAGGGCAGAGGGTGGCAGGATAAGGTACAGTGGATTGAAAAATCTGAGGAATACATGAAGGAGAGCCATGGGAGGAAAGGTTGTGGATGCTGCAAAAAGGGAGTGAATCAACAGGGAGAACTAGACTTCTAATGTGGCAACCCCTTAGAGGGCAGTCCCTGGAGAGAACAGGCAATCACAACTACAAATATAGATAGAACAGACAAAGCCAAGCAAGATTTAGCCATGCCATTAAACAAATCTAGGTTTCTAAATGAGTCATAAGCCAAGGCCACACTAGTCAACTTTTGCTATCATGCCTGTCTGTACTTAATCAACTTCCTTAACTGCAACttgtttccctccttcacccattTCCCAAACTCTCCCAATACAGAATTCTCAAGTCATATACCTTACCAAGATGCCCAAACTTCTTACTACTGTTGCACATACTATTTTGTTTCCCTCTACAGCTTTTTTCATTTAAACCAGTCATTATTTCTGTATGATTGAAATGAATTTGTATTTCATAAGATTCATGCAGCAGGGACCATGTTGGATTAGGTCTGACCAAAGCTAATCAAGTGTACGGAGCTAACAATGTTTTTATACATACAGTGCATTCTCAATATAATCTAGATAAATATTTTTTAGTCTCACTCTACCGATATATACTAAGTCTAAGTGAGGGTAAGTAACTTTACAAAACTGTCATTACTGCCCTCTTCATTATTAGTTGTGATAAATATGTTAAATGGATATACACTACAACAGTGAAAAccagcaaaacaaaacagaaagattAATAACTACATAAATTCATGAAAAATTGATAGAAATGTTACATTTAGTGGCATATAAGATGCTATTTTCAAAATTAACCTTAAAATCACTCTACGTTTTACATAGCCAGCAAAATATTTGTTTAAAATGATGAAGCACTGGTTACTTGTAGTATTGTGTGTTTTGGCATTGTGGTCATGATAGAGGGGAACAGCGCTCATCCAGCCTAGATCAGCTCATACTATTTACCTCAGAAATCAGAGAGGGTACgcaaaaactaaaaacaaaacaaaaactctgAATTACAAGAAAAGTAAAGTGCATAAAAGCAGTTCTGTAAAATCAAAGAAAAATTCAGGAAAAGATTCAGAAAACACTTGAATGACTTAACACTGATTATAGGCAGTTTTCTGTGTTTTAAATAAATCTGATCTTTGGTAATTATTAGTTCtgagtttttgtgtgtgtttatgtcaaTCAGAAAAGACTTGAATGACTTATCACTGATTTTAGGCAGTTTTCTGGGTTTTAAATAAATCTGATCTTTggtaattattctttttttttttttttttttttttaaatcaatcaACCCCACCCAAAAAATGCAGCTTAAAACTAAATAATAACCTAGCCCCACCAAATTAGTAACCTGGCCCCACCTACCAAGTCCCACTGAATTAGTAACAAGCTCCACTAAATCAGTAGCTTCGCAGCTCAGTTTGCAGGACCAGCACCTCGGCTCATGGGAAATGAAATTATTAAGCTTAGTGAGTAAGGGGTGTAGGTGGGTGGTAGCTCCAACTGCAGGCTTTAGAAAATTTACCTCGTTTTTGCTTTCCCAAAATATTTCAACCTAAATTTAGGGTACATCCTGTGCCTTCTTGTTTTACCAACATGTGGTTCATAGCATCAGTAGACTTTCTTGGACGGGGCCAGGTGGTCAACTCCAGCCCATTAGTGGCGGACAAGTATTTTTATTAATGGCGCATCTCATATGCCAAAAAATTCAGTATATATTAAATGAGTgaacaaatacacacatatgCAGAAAATTAATAGTGATGCCTAAAAACATGCATACCTACCACATCCTCATGATGTAACagctgaaaaaaatagaaaaccttAATAGATAATAAAGTCATCAATCAATATGTTTGAGGGTTGATTCTGTATCATAAGAAAACCCATCCTTCACTTATACTTTCATTCTTGtatggtcttcctccatcaactgAGCAATACACTTAGCAAATACACACAATTTATATTAAGCAACAGCTAGTGGAACCAATTTGGGGATGCTGTTATCAGTGCCCCACTGAAACAGTCCAAGTGAAACACTCGTGTAGTACCATCAAAATAGGTCGTGTAGTACTATCAAAATAGgtcaaagaaaaataagaaaattaaacaTGCTAAGAAATACTTATTAAgtatagggatgtaccgatggatcggtatcggtggtatcggcacattttaagagtatcggtatcggctgattttctgccgatactaccgatacctgaaggagttttgtatgttgcatgtcactcgttgcaaataattttgttcaacagaaattggattttctaatttgttgaaaaaatattagaaaagtgtaattatccagtatcatgatactacagtcatcccccgccgttcgcgggtatttcgttcccggacttcggcgcgatgcgcgaaaccgcgaacggcgggactataaccctatgggaaaatatgcatttggggaagtcacctctgacacgtcatataaaacatgtttttttcgttcccaaaagtagcccaatttgcgataagtagcccaatctggcaacactgcagtgtggcggcgcgtgaatttttttttttaggataatgttgctatgagaaaatctcgaccaatagcagtcgtccctgagtgagctgctggccaataggaaagcatgacgtcacagtctaaccgtgacgtcactcaggagcaacctaaaggcggtgtcacactagcactttttccgtcaactttttccgtcgtttttctgaaaatcgtggatatcttggctgcggcctgtcacacacgagctaaacaagccaaaaagcgtgcatggatgcgctcatggttggctcgtcgggaaagagaaagtgtgtaccacaggctgttaaaagagctgagtttagaggatcatgagactctgaagaattggatcaggttggacaagagccagtaccacagacttctggagttagtgacacctcttattgccagaagtgacaccaggatgaggaaggctgtcactgcaggagagcgtttgagacaggttgaagccacgtggaaagtctcggtcttggtcttggaaatgtaaacaaaggcggaaatttgcaggcggaaacgatcctgatcgtctgacaaattcatgcgataagttcatgcggaacgatgaaaaatcgacggaaatggcattaatcgacggaaaaagtgctagtgtgacaccgccttaacgtccattgccccgcctccctcctctctcccttcccccctcctctctgcctccctccctcctctctgccttcctccctcctctctcccttcccccctcctctctgcctccctccctcctctctgccttcctatttagcgtcaatgcatccgcgtaTCTGAAACTGGGGCCGTATAGcggggtcacaattagttgaccgcgaatacgcgaaaccgcgatgggtgagaccgcgaacggcggggggtgactgtacgtagtttggaatttcccgtgaattaattttcatcactttaaacgataagattcatattactttgaatacaagtacATAATACTTGGTATACAGTATAGCATTTGGTACTGCGGACGcatacaatacaggtttagtagcttcggtGCAGGATTGGCGGAACCCCttcactcgcctcatttgcctgcctcagtcagtcagacagtcgcCTCGCAACAGGGCACGCTGCCAGGGCTGCCTAAATGTAGGGCAATTAAGGTAAAGCTAACCTtgctgagtcaactagacctcacgaggcgcctcctccctcaccccttgtcgaaactcatggGGGTGGGTGTTAACACTTGGGTTAACCATGCACTGCTGCCTCGCCGCGCCATATAAGGTTAATATGCGCTTCCGTGGTGCAGTGATCAGCACATCTGGCTACGGATCTATAGACACCTTTTTTCAGGCCACCactggttactttttttttcttcccttcaatgGTGGAAAAgcaagtagtgtttttttttcttaacatttgatattgccttttagctgctagaattgttgtataaaaaaaaaatgcactggtatcggtcaaatattggtgtattggtatcggtatcggtcaaaattttggtatcggcATATCCCTAATTAAGTATAAGGAATAAGGTGGGTAGGGAAGGACAGGAGCTAGTACTGAGAACAACTAGTGAACTTTGTTgctaatatataaaatatcaaatAGAACCATAGCCCTTACCTTAAAATTCAACATTGTTAACCAATGTTCTACAATGATTCAATAACTTATAGTACTTTAAGGTTTGTgacaaagaagaaattaagagaaaaatgcAGAGTATAAAACTGAAAAACAGGAATAAATTAGGAAGAGGCACGAGCAGGTTATATCATGCATGGAAGTGATAGAAatagacaaccaaagtaacaaggTGGCAACCCAGGATCTGTAGGTGGAGAGATTAAAatagagcatttgccagagcaagatggagtacactaacatcagactgaGAGAGGTGGAGAACACTAGGCATGGCCatgtcctgcagtggactagtaatggctgaagatggTGATGAGATGCAACCaacccatccttctccctcctccacaatATTAACAGCCTCGTACAAATCCTCGGTAAGTTTAATACACAATGATATCTCTGTGAATATAAACTGTCATTATGATATCATAAAATTTTCTTCCAGACCAAAACCCATCTATTCTTTAAAATCATTTCACATAGCTTACATATTATGCTTGTTTGTGATACCAACCTGTACTTGAGTGgatattttttattactttttttctgccgtgtgtgcatgggtgtgtacatgtgtgtagcTTCAGTTCTTAGTATTTTCCTTTAATTTGGATTAATTATTCCATTAACTTTTAAATAAGACAAGAACTTTTAGCTATCAGATATTTACAAGAGGGATGATGAGTGCCAACAAACCATGTGCTTTGTCATGGCTAGTCACATTTTTCATGTAAGCAAAGAAATTGGGTGAAGATGACTCACCTTACTCTCCAGGCCAATTTTGAGGAAGGAGCCCAAGATTATGAGGATGTCGTTGATGCATATGAGCAAATACCACAAGTTGACAAATTCCATGCGTTCTTCAAAGCTCAATTCCTTCCCAAAGTGTCGGCTGAAGAACGTCTCTGTTGTCTGGAGGAAGAAAACATTTGTTGACAGGAAAATCTCTGCAGAAATCTCATATCTGACTTTATTTTTGGTCTGTTACATTTCCTTTAATACATTACAATAAAGACTTTAATTTTTCTTACTAATCaaatgtatatctatctatcctgcAATTCTAAACAGAAAGCATTAAACAATAACAATACATTACATCTATTAATGACACCCCTTTATCTGTCATGTGTCTTGAGACTTTATAAACAAACCACTACTGTCCCCCGAGACCTGACCCACCTTCCTGAGCAGCTGTGCGCGGTACATGGCACGCACACACATGATGAGGGAAATGATGCAGATGATGATGCTTGTAATGTTGATGACCATCCGCCACACCTGAAAATGAATATCCCAGTCATATCATTACTGCAGAGCTGTTATCCTGCATTTCTTAAGTTACAGTAAGGCATAAAAGTAAAACATATGAATGCAAGCTCTGTTACTGTATACAAAAGCAATATTAACACACAGGCATGAAGCTTTACTACCTTGAGTGTGTGTGCCTCAGAGACCAGCATAACTGAGCCATGACACTCCAGCACCTGTGCCCCCAAGTCCAGGTCCACAACCATTTGCCCGTCATGATCATGGTTGTTGAACACTATCTGCAACAGTGATAAAATTAGGTGGCAGGCATACAAAACTTCAATTATGAGTGAAGACAACACTGGGATTCATCTATTTGTATGAGGTATTTGCAGGCCAAAAGGTTAAGATTGGATTTAAAGCCATGTGATGAGTAGACATGTGGCAGAAATAAAACAGACAGGTATAGTACAGGTAGAGATGGTAACTGGTggcaaaattaataaaaagagaaaaaatagggatAGCAGAATGGATGAAAAGTTTGGGAGAAGCAAGCATGACATTTCCTGTGGACTCTCAACCATGACAGCCCTAAATGATGTCATACTGTTAATGTGATTCCTTTGTGTCCAACTCTGCCTAACTCACCTTCCCTGTGAGACCATAGCATTCTGGGGTGTCAAACGGCAGGTTGACTCTCAGCTTTATGGTGCGAAGGTGGAAGGTGAACTCAGTGTTGAGGAGCAGGTCAAAGTTTATGGTGAAGTTGTTCTGTTCCAAGTAGGTTTCAATGGACCAGTCTGTTGCATTGACCTCCTCCACAGGGATATTTATGCAAGCTGCAGTGGGGAGAAAAATGTGAAACTATGAATCTAGCATATTAAAGTTGTTAGTATACAAAATGTATAAAAAGTGATAAAAGAGCAGGTTTAGTACAACAAGCACTAAACTATGAAGTAAATGTGTTTGTGCCTACCTCTTTTTAGCTTCAGTTTAACCCATAAGGGACGCAAAAAATCTAAGAGGTGACTCCGGAGAATGCAAAAAATGGCCGTTTTTCAAGTACATTTTTCATATAAGCTCATATGATATTTATAatacaacaaataaaaatcaAGGTGAAATAGCTAATAGTAACAATCAGAAATATACAAATAAGGTCTATGTGTGCACATGAGGTAAAAGACTTGGCTTTATGTGCAAATTTCCTTGTGTGCCAAAgccaaaaataggaaaaaaaactttATCCATCACAACTAGCCGTGAGACTGCGCCTCCAGCCCAACGTATGCATGTATTTAGACCTAAGGTTGTCCATTAGTGCATTTCAGATGTAGAACAGTAGCGAAGGTcgaggaaacaagggaaacatGAGGAAACGGAGGCGTCCCCAGGCAGGACACTCGTCCTTTAGGTGTTTATGTACTATTAAGTTTTCTCTTACAATATCTGCAGCCTTTCCCACATTCTGTAATGCAAAAAGATGGAAGTCATAAAACTTTACTTACATGTGGTGATGTTGTCACTGAGAATATATGTATTATTGTTGAGGAAGACATGACCGCCAGCATAGTGGGAATTACACAGGGTTGGCAACACTAGTTCCCCATCTTTGTACTTGTAGGAATACGTTCCAATGGCCTTGTCGTTGATGTTGGCATACTGAAAACAGCGATACAGATAAGTGACTGTGGCCATTGATGTGCCTTGAGAAAGCCTGATTATTTCAATGAAATTACTATATTGGCCACCCCTCGTACACAGAGACAGAAGCAATTCTTAAATTTTTTTGCTGTTGGGCAAGGCATGTAGAAATATAATTGTTCAATATAAAGCTACCATTCAATTATGATCGTGACACCACTGAAGTTATGACACAGGTATAAAACACAAAGAAAGCATCCCAAATAAACTTACTGTTATGATGGCATAAtctaaatacgcataaaactctTGCTTTTCGTAAACAGCTAGAGGACCTGTCCCTGGAGGGTACACTTGTATCTCTCTGGTGCTCTCCCAGCCCTTGATGAACAGGTGAGAAAACGAGACCTTGGTGTCCCATAGATAGTCTACATGACTGTACCGCTGCTGAGCGAAGAGGCATAACTGTGGATCAAAGCAAAGATGTTAAGAAAACATACATGTACACCTGCCTTACTATAGATCACGAATGTAATTAGATTTCTCAAAGAACAATTTTATGATTCACATAATTCGGTACACCTGACCACCATAGCAAGACCTTTCATTACACCGAGAATAAAAAAGCTGTGCCAAAGACAGGACAATAATTTAGTGATAGACCCTTTTATGTGGATTGTTAACAAGTGTACACAACTTAGTACTTTTCCTAAGGCTTTTTTTTGCTTGCACAAACCACTTCCTTCAAACATTTTTAAATGGAACTGACCTGTGCTGTCACAACAACTATCTTAAACACTTGAAGAAGCAGTTTCCAGGGAAAGCGTCTTCTAGCATGCCACTTCTCAACAGGATTCATGAAGAAGAACCTGCAAGATAGAGTTGAGCTTAGtgtgcaaataaaataaagaaatcaatCTATAAAATGTCTATGGCAAATTAGCACTAATTGCCATAGTATGTACtcacaataaaacaaaatatgaaaaaatcatGACTAAAAATGACATTGTACTACTGAACATACTCAGAAAGTCATTTAAAGACCTTATTCAGCAAATGAGTTTGGTGTATTTATGACTTAATGGTTATGAGTTAATGGTGGATGGTTAGTTGTTGAACTTTAAGGCCTCAGTTATTCAGAGTAATAAAATTTGGGAAGCATGCATGCACACACTTACTTGAGCCGACGCCTCATCCTGTTGGGTGTCACATTGGGATGGAGCAGGGCAgttgtgttggtggttgtggagtCATCCATGGGTCCACCTTCACTGGTGAGGCCAGATGACACAGACCCATAGTGAGATTCTCGGCAGATTCCCTCGGgacccaccaccttcacctcaggCACTGACTGGCTTTGGAGGACTTGAGCCATGCCCTCCAGCTCTGCCCACAAACCAAACATACAGCCATTAATTTTTCAGTTTCCATGGTCTATAATTTGAAGATGTAGTGTGAGTTGTTCAATAGCCTAGAAACATGTACCAGAGTAGTGATGGTCTTCATGGTCTTTTGCATGCTGCCCTTAATTAGAACGCTGATGTTTAAGCCTTGTGTGGA of Eriocheir sinensis breed Jianghai 21 chromosome 14, ASM2467909v1, whole genome shotgun sequence contains these proteins:
- the LOC126998526 gene encoding mucolipin-3-like isoform X2 → MNAANHGQCHRRRSSRDERPDHLKGEAAGEQPGVGHEAALGRELPCQGEDTPLLAEEAHAPGSPAMRRVVAGQRAARHTPRFRSGSWSGVTESEDELEGMAQVLQSQSVPEVKVVGPEGICRESHYGSVSSGLTSEGGPMDDSTTTNTTALLHPNVTPNRMRRRLKFFFMNPVEKWHARRRFPWKLLLQVFKIVVVTAQLCLFAQQRYSHVDYLWDTKVSFSHLFIKGWESTREIQVYPPGTGPLAVYEKQEFYAYLDYAIITYANINDKAIGTYSYKYKDGELVLPTLCNSHYAGGHVFLNNNTYILSDNITTSCINIPVEEVNATDWSIETYLEQNNFTINFDLLLNTEFTFHLRTIKLRVNLPFDTPECYGLTGKIVFNNHDHDGQMVVDLDLGAQVLECHGSVMLVSEAHTLKVWRMVINITSIIICIISLIMCVRAMYRAQLLRKTTETFFSRHFGKELSFEERMEFVNLWYLLICINDILIILGSFLKIGLESKLLHHEDVSYEGYLDTWNVCSLFLGLGNLLVWFGCLRYLGFFTTYNVLILTMKKCIPNVLRFSICLMMVFAGYCLCGWLVLGPYHLKFRSFSSTMECLYSLINGDDMFATFSSTSGKDPVVWWFSRVYLYSFISLFIYVILSLFIAIIMDAYETIKHYYDVGFPLNDLMKFVQECTEEPSSGVFQDEGEHTIHDVINSICCCGYESNQPTTEYESFLT
- the LOC126998526 gene encoding mucolipin-3-like isoform X5: MKDTTRQLRDLAEEIAKLEGMAQVLQSQSVPEVKVVGPEGICRESHYGSVSSGLTSEGGPMDDSTTTNTTALLHPNVTPNRMRRRLKFFFMNPVEKWHARRRFPWKLLLQVFKIVVVTAQLCLFAQQRYSHVDYLWDTKVSFSHLFIKGWESTREIQVYPPGTGPLAVYEKQEFYAYLDYAIITYANINDKAIGTYSYKYKDGELVLPTLCNSHYAGGHVFLNNNTYILSDNITTSCINIPVEEVNATDWSIETYLEQNNFTINFDLLLNTEFTFHLRTIKLRVNLPFDTPECYGLTGKIVFNNHDHDGQMVVDLDLGAQVLECHGSVMLVSEAHTLKVWRMVINITSIIICIISLIMCVRAMYRAQLLRKTTETFFSRHFGKELSFEERMEFVNLWYLLICINDILIILGSFLKIGLESKTLRLHRFEFVKGSRLVSYEGYLDTWNVCSLFLGLGNLLVWFGCLRYLGFFTTYNVLILTMKKCIPNVLRFSICLMMVFAGYCLCGWLVLGPYHLKFRSFSSTMECLYSLINGDDMFATFSSTSGKDPVVWWFSRVYLYSFISLFIYVILSLFIAIIMDAYETIKHYYDVGFPLNDLMKFVQECTEEPSSGVFQDEGEHTIHDVINSICCCGYESNQPTTEYESFLT
- the LOC126998526 gene encoding mucolipin-3-like isoform X1 — its product is MNAANHGQCHRRRSSRDERPDHLKGEAAGEQPGVGHEAALGRELPCQGEDTPLLAEEAHAPGSPAMRRVVAGQRAARHTPRFRSGSWSGVTESEDELEGMAQVLQSQSVPEVKVVGPEGICRESHYGSVSSGLTSEGGPMDDSTTTNTTALLHPNVTPNRMRRRLKFFFMNPVEKWHARRRFPWKLLLQVFKIVVVTAQLCLFAQQRYSHVDYLWDTKVSFSHLFIKGWESTREIQVYPPGTGPLAVYEKQEFYAYLDYAIITYANINDKAIGTYSYKYKDGELVLPTLCNSHYAGGHVFLNNNTYILSDNITTSCINIPVEEVNATDWSIETYLEQNNFTINFDLLLNTEFTFHLRTIKLRVNLPFDTPECYGLTGKIVFNNHDHDGQMVVDLDLGAQVLECHGSVMLVSEAHTLKVWRMVINITSIIICIISLIMCVRAMYRAQLLRKTTETFFSRHFGKELSFEERMEFVNLWYLLICINDILIILGSFLKIGLESKTLRLHRFEFVKGSRLVSYEGYLDTWNVCSLFLGLGNLLVWFGCLRYLGFFTTYNVLILTMKKCIPNVLRFSICLMMVFAGYCLCGWLVLGPYHLKFRSFSSTMECLYSLINGDDMFATFSSTSGKDPVVWWFSRVYLYSFISLFIYVILSLFIAIIMDAYETIKHYYDVGFPLNDLMKFVQECTEEPSSGVFQDEGEHTIHDVINSICCCGYESNQPTTEYESFLT
- the LOC126998526 gene encoding mucolipin-3-like isoform X6 — encoded protein: MAQVLQSQSVPEVKVVGPEGICRESHYGSVSSGLTSEGGPMDDSTTTNTTALLHPNVTPNRMRRRLKFFFMNPVEKWHARRRFPWKLLLQVFKIVVVTAQLCLFAQQRYSHVDYLWDTKVSFSHLFIKGWESTREIQVYPPGTGPLAVYEKQEFYAYLDYAIITYANINDKAIGTYSYKYKDGELVLPTLCNSHYAGGHVFLNNNTYILSDNITTSCINIPVEEVNATDWSIETYLEQNNFTINFDLLLNTEFTFHLRTIKLRVNLPFDTPECYGLTGKIVFNNHDHDGQMVVDLDLGAQVLECHGSVMLVSEAHTLKVWRMVINITSIIICIISLIMCVRAMYRAQLLRKTTETFFSRHFGKELSFEERMEFVNLWYLLICINDILIILGSFLKIGLESKTLRLHRFEFVKGSRLVSYEGYLDTWNVCSLFLGLGNLLVWFGCLRYLGFFTTYNVLILTMKKCIPNVLRFSICLMMVFAGYCLCGWLVLGPYHLKFRSFSSTMECLYSLINGDDMFATFSSTSGKDPVVWWFSRVYLYSFISLFIYVILSLFIAIIMDAYETIKHYYDVGFPLNDLMKFVQECTEEPSSGVFQDEGEHTIHDVINSICCCGYESNQPTTEYESFLT
- the LOC126998526 gene encoding mucolipin-3-like isoform X4; protein product: MNAANHGQCHRRRSSRDERPDHLKGEAAGEQPGVGHEAALGRELPCQELEGMAQVLQSQSVPEVKVVGPEGICRESHYGSVSSGLTSEGGPMDDSTTTNTTALLHPNVTPNRMRRRLKFFFMNPVEKWHARRRFPWKLLLQVFKIVVVTAQLCLFAQQRYSHVDYLWDTKVSFSHLFIKGWESTREIQVYPPGTGPLAVYEKQEFYAYLDYAIITYANINDKAIGTYSYKYKDGELVLPTLCNSHYAGGHVFLNNNTYILSDNITTSCINIPVEEVNATDWSIETYLEQNNFTINFDLLLNTEFTFHLRTIKLRVNLPFDTPECYGLTGKIVFNNHDHDGQMVVDLDLGAQVLECHGSVMLVSEAHTLKVWRMVINITSIIICIISLIMCVRAMYRAQLLRKTTETFFSRHFGKELSFEERMEFVNLWYLLICINDILIILGSFLKIGLESKTLRLHRFEFVKGSRLVSYEGYLDTWNVCSLFLGLGNLLVWFGCLRYLGFFTTYNVLILTMKKCIPNVLRFSICLMMVFAGYCLCGWLVLGPYHLKFRSFSSTMECLYSLINGDDMFATFSSTSGKDPVVWWFSRVYLYSFISLFIYVILSLFIAIIMDAYETIKHYYDVGFPLNDLMKFVQECTEEPSSGVFQDEGEHTIHDVINSICCCGYESNQPTTEYESFLT
- the LOC126998526 gene encoding mucolipin-3-like isoform X3, coding for MNAANHGQCHRRRSSRDERPDHLKGEAAGEQPGVGHEAALGRELPCQGEDTPLLAEEAHAPGSPAMRRVVAGQRAARHTPRFRSGSWSGVTESEDELEGMAQVLQSQSVPEVKVVGPEGICRESHYGSVSSGLTSEGGPMDDSTTTNTTALLHPNVTPNRMRRRLKFFFMNPVEKWHARRRFPWKLLLQVFKIVVVTAQLCLFAQQRYSHVDYLWDTKVSFSHLFIKGWESTREIQVYPPGTGPLAVYEKQEFYAYLDYAIITYANINDKAIGTYSYKYKDGELVLPTLCNSHYAGGHVFLNNNTYILSDNITTSCINIPVEEVNATDWSIETYLEQNNFTINFDLLLNTEFTFHLRTIKLRVNLPFDTPECYGLTGKIVFNNHDHDGQMVVDLDLGAQVLECHGSVMLVSEAHTLKVWRMVINITSIIICIISLIMCVRAMYRAQLLRKTTETFFSRHFGKELSFEERMEFVNLWYLLICINDILIILGSFLKIGLESKSYEGYLDTWNVCSLFLGLGNLLVWFGCLRYLGFFTTYNVLILTMKKCIPNVLRFSICLMMVFAGYCLCGWLVLGPYHLKFRSFSSTMECLYSLINGDDMFATFSSTSGKDPVVWWFSRVYLYSFISLFIYVILSLFIAIIMDAYETIKHYYDVGFPLNDLMKFVQECTEEPSSGVFQDEGEHTIHDVINSICCCGYESNQPTTEYESFLT